Within the Candidatus Bathyarchaeota archaeon genome, the region CCAGGTGTCGAGGTGGTTCTTTTGAAATCAGGGTCGCCTGGACCTGTTTTAGTGGGTGTAAGGAGTTCTAGGGTGGCGTTGGGAAGAGGTGTAGCTATGAGGATTCTCGTCTATCCGAGAGGAGGGTGATGGTTTTGGCTATTAGAGTAGCTTTAATCGGTAACCCAAACGTTGGCAAGTCTCTTATATTCAACAACCTTACAGGTGGGAAAGCTCATGTAGGAAACTGGCCTGGTAAGACTGTTGAGAGGAAGGAGGGTAGATGCGTTTATGAGGGTGTTGAGATGGAGATTATAGACCTTCCCGGTGTCTATAGTTTAACGGCTAACTCGATAGATGAGCTTATAGCTAGAGATTATATCGTCGAGGAGAGGCCTGACGTCGTCGTCGACATAGTAGACGCCTCAAACCTTGAGAGAAACCTCTATCTTACGCTTCAGCTGATAGAGCTTGAAGCAAACCTGGTTGTAGCGTTAAATAAGATGGATATAGCCAGAGACATGGGGTATGAAATAGACGTTAAGGCTCTTTCCGAGATCCTGGGTTTACCTGTTGTCCCAACGGTAGCCACTACCAAGCAGGGTATGGATGAGCTTAAAAAAGCCATTATTAAAGTCGCTCAGCAGAGGGGGAGAAGAAGGATTAGACACATAAGCTATGGGAAAGATTTGGAGGCTATTATTTCAACGATAGAGGGGATTTTAAAAAACGACAGGGTTCTCTCATCAAGGTATCCGACAAGGTGGCTTGCGATAAAAGTTCTTGAGGGCGATGAGGAGGTTCTCAGAAGAATAGATAGAAGCCCTGTAAAGGCTGAGCTTATGGAGGTGTTGGGTTGAGTAGGATTAGAGAGGTTTTAGGCGAGGACCCGGAGATAGTTCTCGCTGAGAGGAGATATGACTGGATATCTAAAGTCCTACCTAAAGTTATGAGAGGCGCTAGACCCATAACTCTCTCAGACCTCCTCGATAAAGCTCTACTCGATAAGTATCTAGGTATACCCATATTTCTAGCCTTATGGTGGGCATTATTCAGGTTTACGTTCGACGTTTCAGCACCATTCTCAGACCTTATAGACATGTTTTTCAGCCGGCTGGGTGAGGCTGTTGAACCAGCTTTGGGAGGGGGAGTTTTATCCTCCCTCATAGCTGATGGGCTGCTGGGAGGTTTAGGCAGCGTTTTAGTTTTCATCCCTCCGATATTCTTCCTCTTCTTCGGTCTATCCATCCTAGAGGATAGTGGATATTTAGCTAGGGCTGCTTTCGTCGTGGATAAGATTCTATATAAGCTTGGGCTTCACGGCAGGTCTTTCATCCCCATGCTTCTAGGCTTCGGATGCAACATACCTGGAGTTATGGCTTGTAGAACCATAGATAGAGAGGAGGATAGGTTGCTAACCATAATGGTTAACCCTCTAATGTCCTGTAGCGCAAGACTTCCAGTATACGTCCTCATAAGCAGCGCTGTTTTAGGAAGCTACGCGGTTGCCGGGATATACTCTATGTATATTATGGGTATCGGTTTAGCTATAGCCATGGCTCTCCTTTTCAGAAGAGTTATCCCGTATTTTAGAGGTAGAAGGTCGGCGTTCATAATGGAGCTCCCCCTCTATACGGTTCCAACGCTGAGAAGCACTATTCTCCACATGTGGGAGAGAGGGGTTCTCTTCCTGAAGAAAGCCGGGACTGTCATATTCATAGGTGTGCTGGTTGTTTGGGCTTTATCCAGCTTCCCATGGGGTGCGGGTCTGGAGGAGAGCTATATAGGTATGCTCGGACGTGCGTTGGAGCCCCTATTTAGACCCCTAGGGTTTGACTGGAGAGGTGCTGTTGCACTTTTCTTCGGGTTTATAGCTAAGGAGATCGTCGTCGGCACGTTCGGCGTTATTTTCGGAGCTGGGGGAGAGGCTAGTGAGGAGGAGATCGCAGACGTTATAAGGTCTGAGAATATATTCACCCCTCTAACAGGGTACGCCTTTATGGCTTTCACCCTCATCTACATACCCTGCGTAGCTACAGTCGGAGTCATCTACAGAGAGACAAACTCTTGGAAGTGGACCCTTTTCACAGTGCTCTACGAGCTTCTGCTAGCCTATTTCACAGCATTTTTAATCGTTTCGGTTGGTCACCTTCTAGGCTTCAGCTAGGGAGGTGTTTTGTTTTGAAAGATAGAAGAAACTACATGAGGGGTTTGGGCTTGTACGCTTTAGTGCTTGGTGTAATCTACGTTTCCCTAGGTTTGATGGAGTTTATCTTAGGCTTCTTCGATATGTTTCTCGGAGGAACTCCTCTCTCGTGCCTATGGATCCCAGTCGACCTTTTCGGAGGCTTCTCCGCGTTTGTAATAGGCTTAACGTATCTTGCAGCGGTGAGGCTTCTTAAGGGCGAATATGAATCCATATCCTATGTTCTAGTGGCGACTATGCTTTCAACGGTTTTCGGGGTTTTATACGTGCTTATATTCCTTGCAAACGGCTTAAGCGCATACCTCTCTGGTGAGGAGTGGAGTTGGATCGTAGACCTAGCTAGGCCTGAGATATGGCTTTTCATATCTTCTACACCTTTAGCATATTCTACATGGAGCACCGCTAGAAAACCTGGTTAGATGTTCCTTTCAAACAATTTTTATGTTAATGCCGATAATTTTTAAAATATTATGTTTCCCTAAGATCGAGCTGGTAAGTTGAGAACAGCGGCAAAGCTAACCCAGAAATGCCCTCTAGGAAGCTGGCTTAGAGATGAGGTGAAGGTTATAGTAGGCAGGTGCTGTTGACAGAGGAGTTCCTCAAGCAGATAGGTGTAGCATAAATAAACTTTATACCTTTCTTATCTACTGTTATCGACAGTAGACATCTAACCGTATAATTGCCAGTTAACTTTTGCAGATAGCTCCAAAACCTACATCTTCAGGCTCTTGATAAGCTGTAGAGAGGCCTCTATCTCCAGCTCGGCTGTTCCAGGGGCGACTATGCAATAAGCGTTTTCATATCCCCCCTCTTTGTAGTGTTTTCTCATAATCAGGTACATCCACATGCCGTTGGCAAGAGTGATCGGTATAACCTTGTCGGTCCAAGCTCTCCTCTTTATGATTAAGCCTATTTCGACGCTTACTTCATGCGGAAAAGTCACCAGGACGACGTCACCTATCCCTATAGCCTGAAGCTCAACCGGTATCTTCTCCATCCTCTCCCGTTCGGCGAGTATCTCCCTTAGAAGCGGGCTGTTAGCCGCGTTGAGAAATCTCAACTCGTCGTAAATCTTCTTCGCATCCCGGATCCTACCCTCAGCCCTCGCCTTATCAAAAAGCCTCTTCTTCTCCTCTATAATCTTGTCTATCTTTGAGAGGTCCGGATATTCTCTCCAGTCAAGCTTGAGGATTTTACTGGCCACCCTGACCTTCGGATTCTCGATGGGCTGAGCCTTCTTCATAGCTTCCAGCACAGCCGTCGATAGTATAAGGCCTATCCTGTAAGCCTCTTTCAGCTCAGAGGTTTCCCTGCGGTGGTATGTCCGCACATCCCCTCCGCATCCAGAGGTGAAAAGGCAGACCGCTCCTGTCGCCTGCTCCACAAAGTAGGATGTATAGCCGGGGTAGCCCGCCGAGATCAACGGTCCGAACGATGCAACCGCGTGGCAGGCGTAATTAACCAGAACGGCTAAAGGCCTCTTTCTTTCAGAGTCGTCTACACGCAACACGCTTACCTCAGGGTCTATGGGTCCGTTTGGAAGTCTTAAACCGACCTTCTCCGCCTCCTCAGGTGAAGCTCCCAAATTCAAGTAAAACTCCCGGGCAAACCCCTCTAGAGTTTCGATACTCCCTGTATGGGTGACCACGCCATCAAGTATCCTTATCCGACGATTATAGCAGAGCCCACTCATCAAGGATTTCCCAAACGATACATCCGCCTCTACAAGATTGGAGTTCGCCTCCACGACGGATTCTGAGATTCTCCGGGGGAGGCTCTCCACCCAAGGGTCGATCAACTCACGTCTACGCTTTAAAGGCATAGGATAGTCCTCAGTCATAGCGCTGAACGTAGGTCCTGAGTGGGAGTGAGTGGCGCTCACTAGGATATTTCTTCCTTTTATGTCTGTACGCGACTCGACCTCTCTCCTAACCTTCAAGTAGTCGTTCTTTGGGAGGGGCCAGCATAGGTCTAAAGCGATTATCGCAACCTTCTCGCCGTCATCCTCCAAGACTAAGCTCCTTGCCCACAGGTCGTCGTGGATTCCTTGAGAAATCCTAGCTCCATGCCCTAGGAAGGGGATACCAGCAGGCGGGGTTATCCTAGTTTTAGCGGCACCAGCCTTCAACATATGTATTATCTAAGTTCAAGAGGTTTTCTATTTAAAACTTTAACCGATTTGAAGAGCCGGTTTTCGGCCTCAACAAGAGTAAACAGAGTTCAGTCGTGTTGACCCAAGTTTCCTATATATGGTCGATAAATCTCCAAATATTCGCTGAAGATAAGGTCTAAGTGAACGACTTCTCGACTCCTTAGAAAAACCTAGAGGGAATTACTGGGCATACCTTCTAAAACCCAAGGGGTAACTGACAGTCTTACCAAAGAGTGTATGTGTAAACACGTCTATACCGGTCTACCATTATTCCAGAGACCCTTGAAATATAACATGGCTTTTTGGGCATAGTATCGCGAAATTACTAGGACGCTGTATTCGTTGTTTCTCGTTAACGCGCTTTCAGTCCAGTTGTGGCTCCCCAGGAACACATACTTACCGTCTATTATCACGAGTTTTACGTGCGTCGTTATTCCGCTGCTTCTGTCGAGTCTGACGGGTATGCTGTGGTTTTTCAGGAACTCTATAGTGTCGGCGTAGGACCTTTTAGTCGGGTCGTCCACCAGAACCCTGATGTCTAAACCCCTCCGCTCGGCGTCTACCAGGGCGTCAAGCAGCATATTCACCGGGTCGTCTCTTTCGTCTACGTCGTATTTCATAACGTACATGGCGACGTACACCGTATCGTTAGCAGATTCTATGAACCGTTTAACCAGGGGGAAGTACTCCCTATTCGGCAGCAGAACCACTGTTACGTTCAGCCTCTGCTCTAAGTCTCGAAGCTTCTCCCGAGTCTGCTCAAGCTCGCTCTGGAGTTTTGTGGCCATGGCCGTGAGGTTTTCCACCTCAGCCTCTTTTTCGGCGAGCTTAAGCCTTAGGGCTTCCAACTCGTCGCTCTTAGCCTTCAAACCGATGCCCGGCGTATAGTAGGCTACGATAAATCCTAGAACCAACCCCACGAGGATCGTCGCGGCAGACGAGGTTTTACCGCTCCTACGGCCTCTACGACCCAAGGTCGACTAAAGCCTTACGAGCAGGTGGACTTAAGGCTTTCCCACCTTGAACGGCTAAACGTCGACTAGTCTTCAGGGCTTATACGTGTAACTCTTAAATTACACAATGGAGGTATCTTACCTGAGGTGCTAGGTTTTGACCGTATTCGACTTCACCAGGTTTAGACCCATGGAGGTCTACGACTGCCACGTCCACTTTAGACTCCGGGAGAAAGACTCTGGAGAGCTTGAGAGTCTAACCTCCAAGTATACCGAGGCTTTTGAAAAAGCCCGTTTGAGCCGGATATACATGTCCGCAGGCAACCTCGGTCTTTACCTTAAAGCCCTTGACCCGAGCCGCTACTACATAGGTTTGGAGATCCCTAGCCCTAAGAAAAAGCCAGACTGGTACAGGTTCATAGAATCTGCCTTAGAGAGCGGCTTCGACGGGGTCGGTGAGATGGGTTCTAAACCGGCTCCCAGAGCCGTGAGGGTCCCCCTTGACAGCCCACTTTTCGAAGGCCTGTGGTCTTCGTGCGAGGAGTTAGGCTTCCCCATCCTATGCCACGTGGCGGACCCTGAAGAGTTTTGGAGCGAAGACACATGCCCTGAATGGGCCAAGAAGAGGGGTTGGGGGCCCTATGGGGCCGACTACCCGACTAAAGAAGAGCTCTACGAAGAGATGGAGAACGTCTTAGACATGCATCCCAGAGTTAAGGTCATCCTCGCTCACATGTACTTTATGACGGCGGATTTGGAAAGAGCCGACGAGTTTCTCAAGTCTTACGGTAACGTAAACTTGGACCTGGCCTTGGGTATAGAGCTGATGTATAACATATCTAGGCGGAGAGACGATTGGAGAGACTTCTTCATCAAGCATCGAGACCGGATAGTCTTCGGAACCGATATAATGCCCTGGCAGAGCGTAGAAGAGGCGGTTACGAGGGTCTGGATGATACGGATGTTCCTGGAGACCGACGAAGAGTTCTACACACCCACGTCGGCCGACGAGCTTTTAACCAGATACAAGGAGCCTTTCATAGGGTTAGACCTCCCGGAGGAGGTTCTAGATAAGATCTATAGAGGAAACTTCATCCGAATATTCGGTAGAGAGCCTAAAAGCCTCGACGTATCGAAAGCTAGGCGTTTTCTAGAAGAGCAAGAGGACGATTTCGCATTGAAGGTGTTCGAAGAGGCTTTAAAATCTAAACGCTAGTGTCAAGTGGAGACGAAAACCTAAAATCACCGAGAAACTTTATCTAACTCCCTGGGGGTGGATGGCAGTTCTGGCCCTGGCGACTTGATGAGCGAGATCTTGAGTGTGCTAACACCCCCTCTCTGAGGCGAGAAAAGAACTAAAGAGCCTGTTAGCTTCTAACCCCTGTCAAGAACACGGCTAGTCCTATGAGAGCCAGGTATAGGAAAGCTAGCGTGTTTATATAAGCCGGATAGTACTGAGCTAGGACCCATAGCCCTCCAAGTATCGCGGTCATGGCTCCCCAGAGGAGCATATGGAACCCTACGTCTTCGTCTACGAATCTGTACGAAGCCGCTACCGTGCTTCCGACAACGATCAATATTATAGGAATGAATATGTTCAACAGCTCAGGCGAGAGCGTCGATAGGGCGGCCACTACCCCCACAGCCGTTATAGCTAAACCTATGGCCGAGACTAGCTTGTTCAAGCCGTCCTCAACATAGTTGATACCGGTATTTGATAAAAACTTTAAAGACTTATAACTTTCAAACAGCTAGGAGTTCGACGACCTGTATTACACTATCTAGTGACGATAAACCGACGTGTTTATCGTTCTGAGATATTCCATAACAGGGGCTAGGTAAAACTTATACATGTTCCCCTAGGATAAGGGTTGGTGGTCTTCATGAAGCTAGGTCTTGTAACCTACAACCTGGCCAGAAACTGGGGGCTCGAGAAGATCATCGAGCTATGTAGTAAGACGGGGTTTGAAGCCGTCGAGCTTAGAACCACCCACGCACATGGAGTCGAGCCGACGATAGGGCCTGAGGAACGGCGTAGAGTTAGAGAGCTCTTTGAAAGCTCTCCGGTTAGGCTCCTGAGCCTCGGCACCGCCTGCGAATACCACTCGCCTGATAGGGCGGAGGTTCAGAGGAACATAGAGTTAACCAAGGCGTTCGTTAAGCTGGCCTACGACGTCGGAGCACTCGGGGTTAAGGTCAGGCCTAATAGGCTTATGGAGGATAGGGGGATTCCCAGGGAAAAGACGCTGAAGCAGATAGGGGAGGCTTTGAAACCTTGCGGAGACTATGCAAGGGAGTATGGAGTCGAGATATGGGTGGAGGTTCACGGTTACGGAACAAGTGACCCAGCGTGTATGAGGAGGATTATGGAGATCGCTGACCATCCACAGGTCGGTATATGCTGGAACTCGAACCCGACAGATTTGATAGACGGCTCTGTGAGAGAGAGCTTCGAGATGCTCAAGGATTGGATAAGGTCTGTTCACATACACGAGTTATACGATAAAAACTATCCATATAAAGAGCTGTTTAACCTTCTCAAGGGTATAGGCTACGATAGATACTGCCTAGCCGAGATACCTGAAAGCGCAGAACCTGAGAGACTTATGCGATACTACCGAGCACTCTGGGAAGAACTGACCAAGTAGCCTTATTCGGTCTTTCCAGAAGGCCTGAGAATGGCTAGGGGGATGACTCCTAGGAACGCGGAGATGCCTAGTAGCATAAGCGC harbors:
- a CDS encoding amidohydrolase family protein, which translates into the protein MTVFDFTRFRPMEVYDCHVHFRLREKDSGELESLTSKYTEAFEKARLSRIYMSAGNLGLYLKALDPSRYYIGLEIPSPKKKPDWYRFIESALESGFDGVGEMGSKPAPRAVRVPLDSPLFEGLWSSCEELGFPILCHVADPEEFWSEDTCPEWAKKRGWGPYGADYPTKEELYEEMENVLDMHPRVKVILAHMYFMTADLERADEFLKSYGNVNLDLALGIELMYNISRRRDDWRDFFIKHRDRIVFGTDIMPWQSVEEAVTRVWMIRMFLETDEEFYTPTSADELLTRYKEPFIGLDLPEEVLDKIYRGNFIRIFGREPKSLDVSKARRFLEEQEDDFALKVFEEALKSKR
- a CDS encoding neutral/alkaline non-lysosomal ceramidase N-terminal domain-containing protein, giving the protein MLKAGAAKTRITPPAGIPFLGHGARISQGIHDDLWARSLVLEDDGEKVAIIALDLCWPLPKNDYLKVRREVESRTDIKGRNILVSATHSHSGPTFSAMTEDYPMPLKRRRELIDPWVESLPRRISESVVEANSNLVEADVSFGKSLMSGLCYNRRIRILDGVVTHTGSIETLEGFAREFYLNLGASPEEAEKVGLRLPNGPIDPEVSVLRVDDSERKRPLAVLVNYACHAVASFGPLISAGYPGYTSYFVEQATGAVCLFTSGCGGDVRTYHRRETSELKEAYRIGLILSTAVLEAMKKAQPIENPKVRVASKILKLDWREYPDLSKIDKIIEEKKRLFDKARAEGRIRDAKKIYDELRFLNAANSPLLREILAERERMEKIPVELQAIGIGDVVLVTFPHEVSVEIGLIIKRRAWTDKVIPITLANGMWMYLIMRKHYKEGGYENAYCIVAPGTAELEIEASLQLIKSLKM
- a CDS encoding sugar phosphate isomerase/epimerase, which gives rise to MKLGLVTYNLARNWGLEKIIELCSKTGFEAVELRTTHAHGVEPTIGPEERRRVRELFESSPVRLLSLGTACEYHSPDRAEVQRNIELTKAFVKLAYDVGALGVKVRPNRLMEDRGIPREKTLKQIGEALKPCGDYAREYGVEIWVEVHGYGTSDPACMRRIMEIADHPQVGICWNSNPTDLIDGSVRESFEMLKDWIRSVHIHELYDKNYPYKELFNLLKGIGYDRYCLAEIPESAEPERLMRYYRALWEELTK